CCCAGCATCAGTTAGTTCGTTGCCTTATTAACTGTGGGATTTGGTGTTGGACTGGTCGCTACCCTTTATCCAGTTCGGACTTCCACCGACAAGAATTCAAGGAACTTTCTTGGCACACTCATTTTACCCAACCTCCTCTTTTAATTTTTTTGTAGTTGCCGAGCCTGACATAACATCAGACCAGGTTTATCAGGTTTTTATTCGCTCAATGAATTGGGCAACTATATTTTTCTCTGACTTCTTACTTCCCACCAACTGAAGTCGGTGGCTACCTAACTTCTATCTATATCCACCCCTTTTTCCACCTTTTAACAGCAAGTAAAAATTAAAAATTGATTTAGTACATTTGTACTAATTGGATTTTATAAAAATAAAAAAGCAGAGTTTATCTCTGCCTTAATTTTTCATTTTCAATTTTTAATTTTAAATTGGTGTCTACCCCCCCCCGAAAATTTTGCCGTCGGAGTAATTGATAATTTTATTATCGGAAAGTTTTGTTTTCATTTTTTCAATGACTTATTTTCGGATGTTTTTCCCGCCAGTCCTGATGGATAGCAATTCCACCCACTATAAGCGCAAGGATAATTACAACACTAAATGCAATAGTAAGATAATCCATGTCAATCTCCTTTATCAAGCACCAATCCTTGCTATTAATAATATAAATGCAAAGATTCCCAGTATAAATGACCTCTCTGAAATTTTCTCGGGTGTTATTGCTTTCCCGACAATTATCACAGCAAAAATTATTTGGCTTAAATTAAAAGAAACTTTTGCTAAATTTTCTCTTTATTTTTTAGTGAGTTTCATTTTTAATTTAGTATAATAAAAAACTTAAAGTTTGTCAAGCGGTTTTTTTAAGAATCAGAATTTAACTTTTGGCACTTCTTTTTCTGCTTCAGGTATTTCAAAAAATATCTTTTTCTCAAAAGGACCGAAAAGTTTTGCAACCTGATTTGACGGAAACTGTTGAAGCATGGCGTTGTAATTCGCAACGATATCGTTGTAATGCCCACGGGAATACGCAATCCTGTTTTCAGTTGTAGTAAGTTCCTCTTGAAGTTGCATCGCATTCTTGTTCGCTTTTAAGTCCGGATAATTTTCCCAAACCGCAAACAATCGTCCCAAAAGCCCGGAAATCTCGCCTTCAGCTTTCAGCCGGCTTTGCATATTGCTTGAGCCAACAGCTTTTGCGCGCGCTTCCATCACTTTTGTAAGTGTCTCTTTTTCAAACTGCATATAGCCCTTCACCGTCTCAACAAGATTCGGAATCAAATCGTGACGGCGTTTTAACTGAACATCAATCTGGCTCCACGAATTCTCCGCTTCTACCCTGTAGCGAATCAACTTGTTGTAAATACTAACGAGATACAAAACCACAAGCACTAAAACAATCAACAAAACCCAGCCCATAAACACCCCCCCTTAAATTATTTTTTCTATTTTTGGTTTGTATTTTTTTACGACAACCTTTATAATAATGAACGATACCGCTAAAAATAAAATCCCAGCAGTGAATCCAGAAATCTCCGAGCGGTATAAAAAATATCCCCCAAAAATACCGGTTATAAACATAACAGAAGGAAAGCCGTAAAGCAGTAATGAAATTTTTAAATTTGATGGTTTAATTGTAACAAGAATCTTATCGCCGATTCTGACACCAATTGTATTCTCAAGTTCAAGATACATCGTGCCATTAGCCGATTTATGACAGATACCACATTTTTCACATATCTGTTGGTGATTAAATAATAATTTTAGTTTGTTGTCAGCAATTTCAACTACTGTTGCTATCTCTTCCATTGAATACATTTAGTTGGACAGTTTCTAAAACATTCGCCGATATTCTGACATTTTGTGTAATCAATTTTGGCAATATTATTTTCAATCGTGATTGCTTTATTTGAACATTTTTTCACACATAAAAAACAGGCAATACAGCCAACATCACAAACCTGACGGACAAGTTTGCCTTTATCAACTGATGAACAAGCAATTACAAACCTTTTGTCTTTTGAGATAAGTTTTATTAAATTTTGAGGACACGATTTTACACATAATCCACAGGCGGTACATTTTTCTTCGTTAATTTCTGGCGGCAAATTTTCTCTCAATTTTATCGCACCAAAAGAACAAACATCAACGCAATCACCGAAACCGAGACACCCAAAACTGCACATCACTGTCCCGCCAGAAACCAATATAGCCGATAAACAGGTTTTTACACCATCGTAATTTCCTCGTTGTCTTCTTGCGGAAATATCGCCACTACAATTCACAATTGCAACCAACTTCTGTTGAGATGTGATTTCAACACCTAATAATTCAGCGATTTTTTTTGCGGATTCCTCACCACCAACAGTGCATAACGATGGTTTTGCTCCGCTTTCTACAATTGCTTTCGCATAACCCAAACAGCCGGCAAAACCACAGGCACCACAGTTAGCACCCGGCAAAAAATTAAGCACCATCTCTATACGCGGGTCTGATTTAACTGCAAACTTTTTTGATGCAATTCCAAGCCCAACACCTAAAACAAGCCCAAGTAAACCAAGAACACTAATACTAATTAAGAAATTCATAAAATTATTTAAGTCGGTATCTAACGCCAACACTACCTTGAAATATAAAATTGGTTCCAACAGCAGGTGCAATCTCAATAAAT
The Elusimicrobiota bacterium DNA segment above includes these coding regions:
- a CDS encoding SoxR reducing system RseC family protein — protein: MYSMEEIATVVEIADNKLKLLFNHQQICEKCGICHKSANGTMYLELENTIGVRIGDKILVTIKPSNLKISLLLYGFPSVMFITGIFGGYFLYRSEISGFTAGILFLAVSFIIIKVVVKKYKPKIEKII
- a CDS encoding LemA family protein — encoded protein: MGWVLLIVLVLVVLYLVSIYNKLIRYRVEAENSWSQIDVQLKRRHDLIPNLVETVKGYMQFEKETLTKVMEARAKAVGSSNMQSRLKAEGEISGLLGRLFAVWENYPDLKANKNAMQLQEELTTTENRIAYSRGHYNDIVANYNAMLQQFPSNQVAKLFGPFEKKIFFEIPEAEKEVPKVKF
- the rnfB gene encoding RnfABCDGE type electron transport complex subunit B — translated: MNFLISISVLGLLGLVLGVGLGIASKKFAVKSDPRIEMVLNFLPGANCGACGFAGCLGYAKAIVESGAKPSLCTVGGEESAKKIAELLGVEITSQQKLVAIVNCSGDISARRQRGNYDGVKTCLSAILVSGGTVMCSFGCLGFGDCVDVCSFGAIKLRENLPPEINEEKCTACGLCVKSCPQNLIKLISKDKRFVIACSSVDKGKLVRQVCDVGCIACFLCVKKCSNKAITIENNIAKIDYTKCQNIGECFRNCPTKCIQWKR